Proteins from a genomic interval of Gemmatimonas sp.:
- a CDS encoding 2-oxoacid:acceptor oxidoreductase family protein, whose protein sequence is MSDATVSATPTPPPRHGKHKYPGFHVTCSGNQLVTQYVETRITEGGVFYPITPSTEGGEIYQASFATGELNVWGQQKVAAETEGEHAAQGGATAFAVTGRRTVNFTSGQGIVYAMEQYYHAPGKLSTMVLQVGARALTKHALNVHCAHDDIYSALDTGWIMLMARDAQQAADQSIILRKVCEQALNPGMNIQDGMLTTHSERMYLAPEAEFLREYLGAPDDIIPCPTPAQRELFGPTRRRVPQMMDLKNPALLGPVQNQEHHMNGVVARRNNFSEHVLPMLDAAYTAFGELTGREYGFVTRYKTDDADTVFVSLGCAAENIEAACDYLRDQRNAKVGSIHINVIRPFPEAAVIEALRGKRRVIILERTDESLAGDNPLARDIRVALGKASEATRYGGELPGITPDDTPRLFRGAYGIGSRDFRPEHIIGAYEFATGVSARTDGRTAEDGEGYFVLGVQHPYAVISKDTPSLLPDGAIAVRFHSIGGWGMITTGKNLGAIIGDLGQYLAEQDPTYDEEGILEDKLFVMANPKYGSEKKGAPTNYYLTVAPSQIKVNCELNHVDVVLCCDPKAFTHTNPLEGLKRGGVLVWESSESADSAWQRIPAVHREFILDHDITVYILPGFDIARKATSQTELQLRMQGNAFLGAFFRVSPFLDRYHLTPEQFQQIVHKQYVKKFARFGDAVVESNMTVMNEGFARAVEITVGRTDDPDRSSMRNPLLAPYPEQHFPPTAGCGSCGSGGFAFPEAQLTRAPLKTRETFDREFRAGLGYHQPASALASVGIMAAATGATQSKYVARRETPVYVPENCTQCMECISVCPDTALPNTAQEVGTVLRTAVVNYVRDGGDRQALLAALPDLEARARTRMNESVKGKSGVPFKTIVREEVAAVGGVSEQSRAEFTGIIDKLPLAYSNVPAIFRTVEAKTPGEGGLFSIFVSDLCKGCGECVQVCGDHDALRMTRETEELNAELTTAQVFSRLLPDTPQKYLGLYNDSDITSSKDATLRNHLMVRRNYEALVSGDGACAGCGEKSVLRSIASITEAYMRPLYHRKADRLTAKADRVAQDGAARLAALKASDAADYARFRTAFIHIVMGLGGENDTDTANRVAAYEALHGPISDEQIVGGLAAALRQDAFNHRELQAIDGRRANGMSVMMMGASTGCNTVYGSTPPANPHAYPWMNSLFQDGATISWLMAESVIVEHARRSVAPERLSDALLEHTRGVMSEEDYFHLTHLDDTLMTDQEVRELPKVWVVGGDGALGDIGFQNVSKVMLQNRPNVKMLMLDTQVYSNTGGQNSDSSTMLGGYDMNQFGVASQGKLTEKKNVAEAFTSGHGSPFVAQVSVANAPRMYKAMLDGLEYRGTAFYQCYTTCQPEHGVADNMSADQASMVRDARGVPEWVFNPRRGETVQEAFDLKGNPSVDRDWWHTKYASNGEAYTFGVAHWALTEGRFRKHLKQISEAEAATLVPMHDQLYFVTQDDVTYRHVFSESHRSFIPNFGCYIKAEVKGAFRYYAVTRQMVLFAVERRKSWRMLQSKAGIVNRDYLAQRTLLGRIDRGELPVAQAKANLAAVLAEVIA, encoded by the coding sequence CGCCCCCCCGGCACGGGAAGCACAAGTATCCCGGCTTTCACGTGACTTGCAGCGGCAACCAGCTGGTCACGCAGTACGTGGAAACGCGCATTACCGAAGGCGGCGTCTTCTACCCCATCACCCCGTCCACCGAGGGCGGGGAGATCTATCAGGCGTCGTTCGCCACCGGTGAACTGAACGTCTGGGGGCAGCAGAAGGTCGCCGCCGAAACCGAAGGTGAGCATGCCGCGCAGGGGGGAGCCACGGCCTTCGCGGTCACCGGGCGACGCACGGTGAACTTCACCAGCGGCCAGGGCATCGTGTACGCGATGGAGCAGTACTACCATGCCCCCGGCAAGCTCTCCACCATGGTGCTGCAGGTGGGTGCCCGCGCCCTCACCAAGCACGCACTCAACGTGCACTGCGCACACGACGACATCTACTCGGCGCTCGACACCGGGTGGATCATGCTCATGGCACGCGATGCGCAGCAGGCGGCCGATCAATCGATCATCCTGCGCAAGGTCTGCGAGCAGGCGCTCAACCCGGGGATGAACATTCAGGACGGCATGCTCACCACGCACAGTGAGCGCATGTACCTGGCCCCGGAGGCGGAGTTCCTGCGCGAGTACCTCGGCGCCCCCGACGACATCATCCCCTGCCCCACCCCGGCGCAGCGCGAACTGTTCGGCCCCACGCGCCGCCGCGTGCCGCAAATGATGGACCTGAAGAACCCGGCGCTGCTTGGCCCGGTACAGAATCAGGAGCATCACATGAACGGCGTGGTGGCACGGCGCAACAACTTCAGTGAGCATGTGCTCCCCATGCTCGACGCGGCGTACACAGCGTTTGGCGAACTCACCGGCCGCGAGTACGGCTTCGTCACCCGGTACAAGACCGACGACGCCGACACGGTCTTCGTGTCGCTCGGCTGCGCGGCGGAGAACATCGAGGCCGCCTGCGATTACCTGCGCGACCAGCGCAACGCGAAGGTCGGATCGATCCACATCAACGTCATTCGCCCCTTCCCGGAGGCCGCAGTCATCGAGGCGTTGCGCGGCAAGCGGCGCGTGATCATCCTCGAGCGCACCGACGAGAGCCTCGCCGGCGACAACCCGCTGGCCCGCGATATCCGCGTCGCCCTCGGCAAGGCCAGCGAAGCCACGCGCTACGGCGGCGAGCTCCCCGGCATCACGCCAGACGACACGCCCCGCCTCTTCCGTGGCGCGTATGGCATTGGCTCACGCGACTTCCGCCCCGAGCACATCATTGGGGCGTACGAGTTCGCCACCGGCGTCTCCGCCCGGACCGACGGCCGCACCGCCGAGGACGGTGAGGGCTACTTCGTGCTGGGCGTGCAACACCCGTATGCCGTCATCAGCAAGGATACGCCCAGCCTCCTGCCGGACGGCGCGATTGCCGTGCGGTTCCACTCGATTGGCGGCTGGGGGATGATCACGACCGGCAAGAACCTCGGCGCCATCATTGGCGACCTCGGGCAGTATCTGGCCGAACAGGACCCCACGTACGACGAGGAGGGGATTCTCGAAGACAAGCTCTTCGTGATGGCCAACCCCAAGTACGGATCGGAGAAGAAGGGCGCCCCCACGAACTACTATCTCACGGTGGCGCCGTCGCAGATCAAGGTGAACTGCGAACTCAATCACGTGGACGTGGTGCTCTGCTGTGATCCCAAGGCCTTCACGCACACCAACCCGCTGGAAGGACTCAAGCGCGGTGGCGTGCTGGTGTGGGAGTCGAGCGAAAGCGCCGATTCCGCCTGGCAGCGCATCCCCGCGGTGCACCGCGAGTTCATCCTCGACCACGACATCACGGTGTACATCCTTCCCGGCTTCGACATTGCCCGGAAGGCCACCAGTCAGACCGAGCTGCAACTGCGCATGCAGGGCAATGCGTTCCTGGGCGCCTTCTTCCGCGTCTCACCGTTTCTCGATCGGTATCACCTCACGCCGGAGCAGTTCCAGCAGATCGTTCACAAGCAGTACGTGAAGAAGTTCGCCCGCTTCGGCGATGCCGTGGTGGAGTCGAACATGACGGTCATGAACGAGGGCTTCGCGCGCGCCGTGGAAATCACCGTGGGTCGCACGGACGATCCCGACCGGTCGAGCATGCGCAATCCGCTGCTGGCCCCGTACCCCGAGCAGCACTTTCCGCCCACGGCGGGGTGCGGGAGCTGCGGCAGCGGCGGGTTTGCCTTCCCGGAGGCGCAGTTGACCCGTGCTCCCCTCAAGACCCGGGAGACGTTCGACCGCGAGTTCCGCGCCGGGCTGGGGTACCACCAGCCGGCGAGCGCGCTGGCCTCGGTGGGCATCATGGCTGCGGCCACCGGCGCGACGCAATCCAAGTACGTCGCGCGCCGGGAAACGCCGGTGTATGTGCCGGAGAACTGCACGCAGTGCATGGAGTGCATCTCCGTGTGCCCCGACACGGCGCTCCCCAACACGGCGCAGGAGGTGGGTACGGTGCTGCGCACCGCCGTCGTGAACTACGTGCGCGATGGCGGCGACCGGCAGGCGCTGCTGGCTGCCCTGCCCGACCTGGAGGCAAGGGCACGGACACGCATGAACGAGTCGGTGAAGGGCAAGAGCGGTGTCCCGTTCAAGACGATCGTGCGCGAGGAGGTGGCGGCCGTTGGCGGCGTTTCCGAGCAGTCACGGGCAGAGTTCACGGGCATCATCGACAAGCTGCCGCTGGCGTACAGCAACGTTCCGGCCATCTTCCGCACCGTCGAGGCCAAGACCCCAGGCGAGGGGGGACTCTTCTCGATCTTCGTGTCGGACCTGTGCAAGGGGTGCGGCGAATGCGTGCAGGTGTGCGGCGACCATGACGCGCTGCGCATGACGCGCGAAACCGAGGAGCTCAACGCGGAGCTCACCACAGCTCAGGTGTTCTCCCGGTTGCTTCCCGATACGCCGCAGAAGTATCTCGGGCTGTACAACGACAGCGACATCACCAGCTCCAAGGACGCCACGCTGCGCAATCATCTCATGGTGCGGCGCAACTACGAGGCGCTGGTGAGTGGCGATGGCGCTTGCGCCGGGTGCGGCGAGAAGAGCGTGCTGCGCTCCATTGCCAGCATCACGGAAGCGTACATGCGCCCGCTGTACCACAGAAAGGCCGATCGTCTCACCGCCAAGGCGGACCGTGTCGCGCAGGATGGCGCGGCGCGTCTGGCGGCACTCAAGGCGTCTGACGCGGCGGACTATGCACGATTCCGCACGGCGTTCATCCACATTGTGATGGGGCTGGGCGGCGAGAACGACACGGACACCGCCAACCGTGTTGCCGCCTACGAGGCGCTTCACGGTCCGATCAGCGATGAGCAGATCGTGGGTGGGCTCGCGGCGGCCCTGCGCCAGGACGCCTTCAACCACCGTGAGCTGCAGGCCATCGACGGGCGCCGCGCCAACGGCATGTCGGTCATGATGATGGGCGCCAGCACCGGCTGCAACACCGTGTACGGATCCACCCCGCCGGCCAACCCGCACGCCTATCCCTGGATGAACTCCCTCTTCCAGGACGGGGCCACGATTTCATGGCTCATGGCGGAGTCGGTGATCGTGGAGCATGCGCGGCGCTCGGTCGCCCCGGAGCGTTTGTCCGATGCTTTGCTGGAGCACACCCGCGGGGTAATGAGCGAGGAAGATTACTTCCACCTCACACACCTCGATGACACGCTCATGACCGACCAGGAGGTGCGCGAGCTGCCCAAGGTCTGGGTCGTCGGCGGCGACGGCGCGCTCGGGGATATCGGCTTCCAGAACGTGTCGAAGGTGATGCTGCAGAATCGCCCTAACGTGAAGATGCTGATGCTCGACACGCAGGTGTACTCCAACACCGGCGGCCAGAACTCTGACTCGTCCACGATGCTGGGCGGCTACGACATGAACCAGTTCGGTGTCGCGTCGCAGGGTAAGCTCACCGAGAAGAAGAACGTGGCCGAGGCGTTCACGAGCGGGCATGGATCGCCGTTCGTGGCGCAGGTGTCGGTCGCGAATGCCCCGCGCATGTACAAGGCCATGCTGGATGGGCTCGAGTACCGCGGGACGGCCTTCTACCAGTGCTACACCACCTGCCAGCCCGAACACGGCGTGGCCGACAACATGAGCGCCGATCAGGCCAGCATGGTGCGTGATGCGCGCGGCGTGCCGGAATGGGTGTTCAACCCGCGGCGCGGCGAGACGGTGCAGGAAGCCTTCGACCTGAAGGGCAACCCCAGCGTGGACCGTGACTGGTGGCACACCAAGTACGCCAGCAACGGCGAGGCGTATACGTTCGGCGTGGCCCACTGGGCGCTCACCGAGGGGCGCTTCCGCAAGCATCTCAAGCAGATCAGCGAAGCCGAAGCGGCCACGCTGGTGCCCATGCACGACCAGCTGTACTTCGTCACGCAGGACGACGTGACGTACCGGCACGTGTTCAGCGAATCGCACCGCAGCTTCATCCCCAACTTCGGCTGCTACATCAAGGCCGAGGTGAAGGGGGCGTTCCGGTACTATGCCGTGACGCGGCAGATGGTGCTGTTCGCCGTGGAGCGTCGCAAGTCGTGGCGCATGCTGCAGAGCAAGGCCGGGATCGTGAACCGGGACTATCTGGCGCAGCGCACGCTGCTGGGGCGCATCGACAGGGGCGAACTCCCGGTGGCGCAGGCCAAGGCCAACCTGGCGGCGGTGCTGGCCGAGGTGATCGCCTGA